Proteins encoded together in one Impatiens glandulifera chromosome 1, dImpGla2.1, whole genome shotgun sequence window:
- the LOC124940069 gene encoding uncharacterized protein LOC124940069, with protein MGKHSRKIEFVEGSNNQDPIVIVVTGLLVKLYQGHHVLSSTTATQVFQNLMIPEVVTMRERFVVHPSQVCLLDDTVESSMSLQDEMMKDRHTIEELYNLLSNEESKRQSIMYATTMVGFTTLVMIVAEKYKLEIEVGDESGAALFVLFDRVVNKLVNLTVSDLLQLHPSCDKDLPLPLSSMSSRKLVFQVKITDYNLKKKSHNFTIIKVFDPSQSLITQ; from the exons ATGGGGAAACATAGCCGAAAAATTGAATTTGTTGAAGGATCTAACAACCAAGATCCTATCGTAATAGTTGTGACCGGCTTACTTGTCAAGTTATACCAAG GTCATCATGTCCTTTCTTCAACAACGGCcacacaagtttttcaaaatctaatgatTCCAGAGGTGGTGACTATGCGAGAAAG ATTTGTTGTCCATCCATCTCAAGTATGTTTGTTGGATGATACTGTTGAAAGTTCGATGTCTTTACAAGATGAGATGATGAAAGATCGACACACAATTGAGGAATTATACAACCTATTGTCAAATGAGGAAAGCAAG CGACAATCAATAATGTATGCAACTACAATGGTTGGTTTTACTACTCTTGTGATGATTGTTGCAGAAAA atataaattagagATTGAGGTTGGTGACGAGTCAGGAGCTGCACTATTTGTGCTTTTTGATAGAGTTGTAAATAAGTTAGTTAATCTAACTGTTTCAGATTTGTTACAATTACATCCGAGTTGTGACAAAGATTTACCATTACCGTTATCATCAATGTCATCGCGAAAACTTGTGTTCCAAGTTAAAATTACTGATTACAACCTCAAGaaaaaatcacacaattttacaattataaaagtgTTTGATCCAAGTCAATCACTCATTACTCAATAG